Proteins encoded by one window of Salmonirosea aquatica:
- a CDS encoding sensor histidine kinase, producing MQWILKYKLYHIPFWVAYHLMWLLINTDGLHNSWHYLFGGEVPVKFLGYIIFQAAGAYFNLYFLIPRFLSEGRYGLYFIGVVLTILICTALITSGYYLNAYLSDLTFQELFGRPPSDFLYIFSRMCLPSTAASMTLAMSVKLAKNWLQTEREKLTLQKENLETELKYLKSQINPHFLFNTINSIYVLIHKDADLASESLASFSDMLRYQLYECNDSYILLRKELNFLEDFIKLESLRLYDDQTELAFDLSQQVSEHLRVAPFILLPFVENAFKHVSRDKIRANFIHMQLSVCDKNQLHLRLENSKEKGSGNESSGIGLANVKRRLELIYPGKHDLEIRDKNDIFKIELKLDLG from the coding sequence ATGCAGTGGATTTTAAAATACAAGCTATACCACATTCCGTTTTGGGTGGCTTACCACCTGATGTGGCTGCTGATCAATACCGATGGACTGCATAATTCCTGGCATTACCTTTTTGGCGGAGAGGTGCCGGTGAAGTTTTTGGGATACATCATTTTTCAGGCTGCCGGGGCCTATTTCAACCTCTATTTTCTGATTCCCCGCTTTCTTTCCGAGGGGCGTTACGGCCTTTATTTTATTGGCGTGGTACTTACCATCCTGATCTGTACAGCTCTGATTACCAGCGGATATTACCTGAACGCTTATCTTTCAGATCTCACTTTTCAGGAGCTTTTTGGCAGGCCTCCTTCTGATTTCCTGTACATTTTCTCCCGCATGTGTCTGCCTTCCACCGCCGCCAGCATGACCCTGGCCATGAGTGTGAAACTGGCCAAAAACTGGCTGCAAACCGAGCGGGAAAAACTGACGCTGCAAAAGGAGAATCTGGAGACTGAACTGAAGTACCTGAAATCACAGATTAACCCGCATTTTCTGTTCAATACCATTAATTCCATTTATGTGCTGATTCACAAAGATGCTGATCTGGCTTCCGAGTCGCTGGCTTCTTTCTCAGACATGCTGCGGTATCAGCTATACGAATGCAATGATTCGTATATTCTCCTGCGCAAGGAGCTGAATTTTCTGGAAGATTTCATCAAGCTGGAAAGTCTGCGGCTGTACGATGATCAGACGGAACTGGCTTTTGACCTGAGTCAGCAGGTGAGTGAGCATCTAAGGGTTGCTCCGTTTATCCTGCTGCCTTTTGTGGAAAATGCCTTCAAACACGTTTCCAGGGATAAAATCCGGGCCAATTTCATCCACATGCAGCTGTCGGTCTGCGATAAAAATCAACTGCACTTGAGACTGGAAAACAGCAAAGAAAAAGGCAGTGGAAATGAATCATCGGGCATTGGACTGGCCAATGTGAAACGCCGGCTAGAGTTGATTTATCCGGGAAAGCATGACCTGGAAATCAGGGACAAAAATGATATCTTTAAGATAGAACTAAAACTGGATTTGGGGTGA
- a CDS encoding LytR/AlgR family response regulator transcription factor: MKLKCIITDDEPLAGEGLARHIKVVDYLELIGVVQNPVELDQLMETEKPDLIFLDIEMPLMSGMELLHLKNALPMVILTTAYPNYALEAFQFDVIDYLLKPITFNRFFKAVKKARELYLLKNQKLPHTPITPPEPDYFFIKSEGKYEKIRTDAINYIQSLQNYVIIHTDRGKFMTLMSLKSLEENLDAEQFLRVHKSYLVAIAKVTRFENSELKIGEDLIPISRMNKDFVMEKLLGERYLGR, encoded by the coding sequence GTGAAACTAAAATGCATCATCACCGACGATGAACCATTGGCCGGCGAAGGACTCGCCCGGCACATAAAGGTGGTGGATTATCTGGAGCTAATCGGGGTGGTGCAAAACCCTGTGGAATTGGATCAGCTCATGGAAACCGAAAAGCCTGATCTGATTTTCCTGGATATAGAAATGCCGTTAATGAGCGGTATGGAATTACTGCATCTGAAAAACGCACTGCCCATGGTGATTTTAACCACGGCCTATCCCAATTATGCTCTGGAAGCCTTTCAGTTTGACGTGATAGACTACCTTCTGAAACCCATAACCTTTAACCGGTTCTTTAAAGCCGTCAAAAAAGCCAGAGAATTGTACCTCCTGAAAAATCAGAAATTGCCCCACACGCCGATAACTCCCCCCGAACCCGATTATTTCTTCATTAAAAGCGAGGGTAAATATGAAAAAATCCGTACCGATGCGATCAACTATATACAGTCGCTGCAAAACTACGTGATTATCCATACGGATAGAGGCAAATTCATGACGCTGATGTCTCTCAAATCGCTGGAAGAAAACCTCGATGCCGAACAGTTTTTGCGGGTGCATAAGTCATATTTGGTAGCTATTGCCAAAGTCACCCGCTTTGAAAATTCCGAACTAAAAATCGGAGAAGACCTAATCCCCATCAGCCGGATGAATAAGGATTTTGTGATGGAGAAGCT